A single genomic interval of Lewinellaceae bacterium harbors:
- the ggt gene encoding gamma-glutamyltransferase: protein MSYFCCSVQTKTTTVPKTKFQLFLLVFFVLLLNQSCRKATPGTDYQAIKTVVVDSAAVVSPHPLATRVGIEVLKKGGNAVDAAVAVQFALAVVYPRAGNIGGGGFMVIRTKDGEAAALDYREKAPMAAFRDMYLDSLGNVVDGLSTMGHLAAGVPGTVAGLFEAHRKYGRLRDVKELIQPAIELAEKGFRISATEAGRLNGFQESFRKYNEAPNPFLKDSFQMGDLMKQEKLAETLKQIRDKGGAGFYDGPVAEAIVAEIQSGNGIMTLEDLKSYEAKWREPVVGQYDDYRIISMPPSSSGGIALLQMLKMVEPYPLHEYGFHSTRAVHLMAEAERRAYADRAEHLGDSDFYDVPRDSMLSDAYLRARMASFDAGHATVSDSILAGNFKLLKESFETTHTSVVDADGNAVSVTTTLNSNYGCKVWVDGAGFFLNNEMDDFSAKPGVPNQFGLVGAEANAIQPGKRMLSSMTPTIVEKDGELFMVLGAPGGSTIITAVFQVFINVAEFGMSLEESVNAGRFHHQWLPDAILIEDGAFPDSTKQALEAMGHHFNTVGRMAVIKAIVRLPDGRLQGVGDPRNPDDDAGGY from the coding sequence ATGTCGTACTTTTGTTGTTCTGTTCAAACTAAAACGACTACTGTGCCAAAAACGAAATTCCAATTATTTCTCCTGGTTTTTTTTGTGCTGCTTCTCAATCAAAGTTGCAGAAAAGCCACGCCAGGCACTGACTATCAGGCCATTAAAACCGTGGTCGTTGATTCCGCCGCGGTCGTTTCTCCTCACCCGCTGGCTACCCGGGTGGGCATAGAGGTTTTGAAAAAGGGCGGCAATGCCGTCGACGCCGCAGTGGCGGTGCAGTTTGCGCTGGCTGTTGTCTACCCCCGGGCCGGCAACATCGGCGGCGGCGGGTTTATGGTGATCCGAACCAAAGACGGCGAGGCGGCGGCGCTCGATTACCGGGAGAAGGCGCCCATGGCGGCGTTTCGGGACATGTACCTCGACAGCCTGGGCAACGTCGTCGACGGGCTCAGCACCATGGGGCACCTGGCTGCCGGCGTGCCGGGCACAGTGGCGGGCCTGTTCGAAGCCCACCGCAAATACGGCCGCCTCCGGGATGTGAAGGAGTTGATACAGCCGGCCATCGAGTTGGCGGAAAAGGGTTTTCGAATCTCCGCCACAGAGGCCGGGCGGCTCAACGGCTTCCAGGAAAGCTTTCGCAAATACAACGAAGCCCCTAACCCTTTCCTCAAGGATTCCTTCCAGATGGGCGACCTGATGAAACAGGAAAAGCTGGCGGAAACCCTGAAGCAGATCAGGGATAAAGGCGGCGCCGGTTTCTACGACGGCCCGGTGGCAGAAGCCATTGTCGCGGAAATCCAAAGCGGGAATGGCATCATGACGCTGGAGGACCTCAAAAGCTACGAGGCCAAATGGAGAGAACCGGTTGTTGGCCAATACGATGATTATCGAATCATTTCCATGCCGCCTTCCTCCAGCGGGGGCATTGCTTTGCTTCAAATGCTGAAAATGGTGGAACCCTACCCGTTGCATGAATATGGCTTCCACTCCACCCGCGCGGTGCACCTCATGGCCGAGGCGGAGCGCCGCGCCTACGCCGACCGCGCCGAGCACCTGGGCGACAGCGATTTCTACGATGTGCCCCGCGACTCCATGCTGTCCGATGCCTACCTGCGGGCGCGCATGGCCAGCTTCGACGCCGGGCACGCCACCGTCAGCGATTCCATACTGGCCGGCAACTTCAAGCTGCTGAAGGAGAGTTTTGAAACCACGCATACTTCCGTCGTCGACGCCGACGGCAACGCCGTGTCGGTCACCACTACCCTCAACTCCAACTACGGTTGCAAGGTTTGGGTGGATGGCGCCGGCTTTTTCCTCAACAACGAGATGGACGACTTCAGCGCCAAACCGGGCGTGCCCAACCAGTTCGGCCTGGTCGGCGCCGAGGCCAACGCCATACAGCCCGGAAAACGCATGCTCAGCTCCATGACGCCCACCATTGTAGAAAAGGACGGCGAACTCTTTATGGTGCTGGGCGCCCCGGGCGGCTCCACCATCATCACCGCCGTGTTTCAGGTATTTATCAATGTAGCCGAATTCGGCATGAGCCTGGAGGAATCCGTCAACGCCGGCCGCTTCCACCACCAGTGGCTGCCCGACGCCATCCTGATTGAGGACGGCGCCTTTCCGGACAGCACCAAACAGGCGCTGGAGGCTATGGGGCACCACTTCAACACCGTAGGCCGCATGGCAGTCATCAAGGCGATTGTGCGCCTGCCCGACGGCCGCCTGCAGGGCGTGGGCGACCCCCGGAACCCGGATGACGATGCGGGGGGGTATTAG